From the Phycisphaerales bacterium AB-hyl4 genome, one window contains:
- a CDS encoding FIST N-terminal domain-containing protein: protein MSTPQSHTGMHFASALTSTADTFAAGDEIVETLGRQMTGEVDLMTVYLTPDHREHLSNLYDRLQQTFKPRVLIGCTAGGVLGGPREVESGPAVSVLAATLPEAHIQPFSYEQLDWPKALASPTAMRESLNLHEAEHEPKAIILLADPFSTPLVKLLPAINDAFPGVPVVGGMASGGKRPKQNRLLLNGTVLDEGAVGVAISGNVAVQTTVSQGCRPVGKPLVITKARRHVVQQLAGRNALEVIQEMAQELDGHDQELVETAGLLVGRVVNEYKSHFGRGDFLIRGLVGVDPKQGYIAIGDPQVRVGQTVQFHVRDQKTASDDFAMLLEAQRLYGPGEGAMLFTCASRGSNLFDQPNVDVETVRTALGDVPMAGFFAAGELGPLGAENFVHGHTASLLVFRQPEPQWEGITPPLPDRESADE, encoded by the coding sequence ATGAGTACGCCTCAGTCCCATACCGGTATGCACTTCGCGTCCGCGCTTACGAGCACGGCTGACACCTTTGCTGCGGGCGATGAGATTGTTGAGACGCTCGGCCGACAGATGACGGGCGAGGTCGATCTGATGACGGTCTACCTCACGCCGGACCATCGCGAGCATCTTTCGAATCTTTACGACCGCCTTCAGCAGACGTTCAAGCCGCGCGTGCTCATCGGCTGCACGGCCGGCGGCGTGCTGGGCGGCCCGCGTGAGGTGGAGTCGGGGCCGGCGGTGTCGGTGCTGGCGGCGACGCTGCCGGAGGCGCACATTCAGCCGTTCAGTTACGAGCAGCTTGATTGGCCGAAGGCGCTCGCGTCGCCGACGGCGATGCGGGAGTCGCTGAACCTGCACGAAGCGGAGCATGAGCCCAAGGCGATCATCCTGCTGGCGGACCCGTTTTCGACGCCGTTGGTGAAGCTGCTGCCGGCGATCAATGATGCGTTTCCCGGCGTGCCGGTGGTGGGAGGCATGGCCAGCGGGGGCAAACGGCCGAAGCAGAACCGCCTGCTGCTCAACGGCACGGTGCTCGACGAAGGCGCGGTCGGCGTCGCCATCAGCGGCAACGTCGCGGTGCAGACCACGGTGAGCCAGGGCTGTCGGCCGGTGGGCAAACCGCTGGTGATCACTAAAGCGAGGCGGCATGTTGTTCAGCAACTCGCCGGCCGAAACGCGCTGGAAGTGATACAGGAAATGGCGCAGGAACTCGACGGCCACGACCAGGAGCTTGTCGAGACAGCCGGCCTGCTCGTCGGCCGCGTGGTCAACGAATACAAATCTCACTTCGGGCGGGGCGACTTCCTCATCCGCGGCCTCGTGGGTGTCGATCCGAAGCAGGGCTATATCGCCATCGGCGACCCGCAGGTCCGCGTGGGGCAGACGGTGCAGTTTCACGTGCGCGATCAGAAGACCGCGAGCGATGACTTCGCCATGCTGCTCGAAGCACAGCGGTTGTACGGGCCCGGCGAAGGGGCGATGTTGTTTACGTGTGCGTCGCGTGGGAGCAATCTTTTTGATCAGCCGAACGTCGATGTGGAGACGGTCCGCACGGCGTTGGGCGATGTGCCGATGGCCGGCTTCTTCGCCGCGGGCGAGCTGGGCCCGCTGGGTGCGGAAAATTTCGTGCATGGCCACACCGCCAGCCTGCTTGTGTTCCGCCAACCGGAGCCGCAATGGGAAGGCATCACGCCGCCACTACCGGACCGCGAGTCGGCGGATGAGTAG
- a CDS encoding right-handed parallel beta-helix repeat-containing protein, with translation MRKHDYQDAEQYEPAEWRHTLSFLSCRNVTIEGLRLENSGGDGIYFGVSGAVRFLGTDRASEAAKPYNENIVIRDVIADGHHRQGMSVISAIDMLVEDSVFKNTSGTAPAAGIDFEPNAPTDRLENIVVRNTVLDNNEGHGLLIYLNKMSRDTEPISIRVENVHVKNSGTYGISIGALKDDGPTGTIEFVDCLIERTAKAGAYIYDKAAERIDLRFINCTWRDVARGNVISPRIRPERMAPYPITVHLPRPAFLAGTHYYGGVTFENCVIEDSRDRPAVRAYANSGDLVPSNIQGNIKVNNRFGVRYDVAEGATNIDLELSASD, from the coding sequence ATGCGAAAACATGATTACCAGGATGCCGAGCAATATGAGCCGGCCGAATGGCGCCACACGCTATCGTTCCTCAGTTGCCGAAACGTGACCATTGAAGGGCTACGCCTCGAAAACAGCGGAGGCGACGGGATCTACTTCGGCGTCAGCGGCGCAGTCCGTTTTCTCGGCACCGACCGGGCAAGCGAGGCAGCTAAGCCCTACAACGAAAATATCGTGATTCGAGACGTTATTGCCGACGGCCATCATCGCCAGGGCATGAGCGTCATCAGCGCCATCGACATGCTCGTCGAGGATTCGGTATTCAAGAATACGAGCGGCACGGCTCCGGCAGCGGGCATCGACTTCGAACCGAACGCGCCGACCGACCGGCTTGAAAACATCGTCGTCCGCAACACGGTGCTCGACAACAACGAAGGGCATGGCCTGCTGATCTACCTGAACAAGATGAGCCGTGACACGGAGCCGATCTCCATTCGCGTTGAAAATGTTCACGTGAAAAACAGCGGCACCTATGGCATTTCAATTGGCGCGTTGAAGGACGATGGACCAACCGGCACGATCGAGTTTGTCGATTGTCTGATCGAGCGCACCGCTAAGGCGGGAGCGTATATCTACGACAAAGCGGCGGAACGGATCGACTTGCGATTCATCAACTGCACCTGGCGTGATGTGGCGAGAGGCAACGTGATCAGCCCTCGCATTCGACCGGAACGAATGGCGCCATATCCGATCACCGTCCACCTGCCTCGGCCGGCCTTTCTGGCGGGTACTCACTACTACGGCGGCGTCACATTCGAAAACTGTGTTATCGAAGACAGTCGAGATCGACCGGCGGTAAGAGCATACGCCAACAGTGGCGACCTCGTTCCTTCGAACATTCAGGGCAATATCAAAGTGAATAACCGGTTTGGCGTTCGGTATGACGTCGCTGAGGGAGCGACAAACATCGACCTTGAACTGTCGGCTTCCGATTAA
- a CDS encoding MBL fold metallo-hydrolase, with amino-acid sequence MDYRIISIGVLSVHELWNRQGAARTPHATTTLIRSGDRTILVDPGLPGQVIAARLSERAGIEPEDVSDVFLTNFRPAHRMGLLAFPKARWIVSEAEREAMGAALVEQFRQASDDESREMLQQEIALLKRCVAAPDKVAEHVDLFPLPGFTPGTCGLLLSQTRSTTLIAGDAVATIEHLEQGRVLRGAYDTQQAQESLVEAIEIADVIIPGHDNITHNPTRRF; translated from the coding sequence ATGGACTATCGCATCATCAGCATCGGCGTGCTCAGTGTGCACGAACTCTGGAATCGGCAGGGGGCAGCCCGGACGCCACACGCGACGACGACGCTCATCCGCAGCGGCGACCGCACGATTCTCGTCGACCCCGGCCTGCCGGGGCAGGTGATCGCAGCGCGGCTGTCCGAGCGGGCCGGCATCGAGCCGGAGGATGTGTCCGACGTCTTTCTGACCAACTTCCGCCCGGCGCATCGGATGGGGCTGCTCGCGTTTCCCAAGGCCCGGTGGATCGTGTCTGAGGCCGAGCGGGAGGCGATGGGCGCGGCGCTGGTCGAGCAGTTTCGCCAGGCCAGCGACGACGAATCGCGGGAGATGCTGCAACAGGAGATTGCGCTGCTCAAGCGATGCGTGGCTGCGCCGGACAAGGTGGCGGAGCATGTTGATCTGTTCCCCTTGCCGGGCTTTACGCCGGGCACTTGCGGGCTGCTGCTGAGCCAGACGCGGTCGACGACGCTGATCGCAGGCGACGCGGTGGCGACCATCGAGCACCTCGAACAAGGGCGCGTGCTCCGCGGGGCGTACGACACGCAGCAGGCCCAGGAGAGTCTGGTCGAAGCGATCGAGATCGCGGACGTGATCATCCCCGGCCACGACAACATCACACATAACCCGACCCGCCGATTCTAG
- the coaD gene encoding pantetheine-phosphate adenylyltransferase: MSKCEKIGLFPGTFDPITNGHLDVIRRGQALFDRLVVAIGHNPAKRRLFDMDERQAIIEQIIRAECDDHVEVAVYQGLTVDFARSINATAIVRGLRNVSDLNFEFQLALTNRSIADIETVFIMTGETYAFASSTLIKQIAAGGEIDRLGRLLPAVVIERLKQKKQEHGGTLPWAHVDHLKD, from the coding sequence ATGTCGAAATGTGAGAAAATCGGGCTGTTCCCCGGCACTTTTGATCCGATCACCAACGGGCATCTGGACGTGATCCGCCGGGGGCAGGCGCTGTTTGATCGACTGGTCGTGGCGATCGGTCACAACCCGGCCAAGCGGCGGCTGTTCGACATGGACGAACGCCAGGCGATCATTGAACAGATCATCCGGGCCGAGTGTGACGATCATGTCGAGGTGGCGGTGTACCAGGGGTTGACGGTCGACTTCGCTCGCAGCATTAACGCGACCGCCATCGTGCGCGGGTTGCGGAATGTCAGCGATCTGAACTTCGAGTTTCAGCTTGCACTGACCAACCGTTCGATCGCGGACATCGAGACGGTGTTCATCATGACCGGCGAGACGTATGCGTTTGCCAGCTCAACGCTGATCAAGCAGATCGCGGCCGGCGGCGAGATCGACCGCCTCGGGAGACTGCTGCCGGCGGTGGTGATCGAACGGTTGAAGCAGAAGAAGCAGGAGCATGGCGGGACGCTGCCTTGGGCGCATGTGGATCATTTGAAAGATTAG
- a CDS encoding GntR family transcriptional regulator → MTTLPRYIQIANDMIAKRPGLKRPMRLPDEHTLAAEHKVARDTIRRALKLLQQQEAVVRRPSRGTYLQPLISTATNLKGKAIGFVPPSWANSTTHWYTSTVFEGISKWADEQNCHISVLHTNPYPTNEDQWLDRVRERDLAGLIWLHPQSQQVPLVVRTSKILPLVVAGRDVPKQNIHSVKPNLMQAAELIDRRLTEMGHMSYGVVGSDILGGYSQNWIEAFNAAYAKRGSRFEPTFNFLDIKTLYRRKLGSLLMEYYEPCHPDIKAYVMTHSTFMAYLFADPIFRESIGKQRSIVTVDYGVYPMASYWTGHEIDHVVCDWPQIGRRSAEVLSSLVSDEIVPQVATSPVTFVQGETVSAYPSNETVIDTALSRSDTQEPVS, encoded by the coding sequence TTGACGACGCTACCCCGCTATATCCAGATTGCCAACGACATGATCGCCAAGCGCCCGGGGCTGAAACGCCCGATGCGACTGCCGGACGAACACACGTTGGCGGCCGAGCACAAGGTCGCGCGAGATACGATTCGCCGGGCATTGAAGTTGTTGCAACAGCAAGAGGCCGTGGTCCGTCGGCCGAGCCGAGGCACGTACCTTCAGCCGTTGATCTCGACGGCGACGAATCTCAAGGGTAAAGCCATCGGGTTCGTTCCGCCATCGTGGGCTAACTCAACCACCCACTGGTACACGTCGACCGTTTTTGAAGGCATCTCGAAGTGGGCTGACGAACAGAATTGCCACATCAGCGTCCTGCACACCAACCCGTATCCCACCAACGAAGACCAATGGCTTGACCGGGTACGGGAGCGGGATCTGGCTGGGTTGATTTGGCTGCACCCGCAGAGTCAGCAGGTTCCGCTGGTGGTGCGCACCTCCAAGATTCTGCCGCTCGTGGTTGCCGGACGCGACGTGCCGAAACAGAACATCCACAGCGTCAAGCCCAATCTGATGCAAGCCGCCGAATTGATCGACCGGCGATTAACCGAAATGGGGCACATGTCCTACGGCGTGGTCGGCAGCGACATCCTCGGCGGCTACAGCCAGAACTGGATCGAAGCGTTTAACGCCGCCTACGCCAAGCGCGGATCGCGATTCGAGCCGACCTTCAACTTCCTCGATATCAAGACGCTCTATCGGCGAAAGCTCGGCTCGCTGCTGATGGAGTACTACGAGCCTTGCCACCCAGACATCAAAGCGTATGTGATGACGCATTCAACATTCATGGCCTATCTGTTCGCCGACCCGATCTTCCGGGAATCCATCGGCAAGCAGCGAAGCATCGTCACCGTGGACTACGGCGTATACCCAATGGCCTCGTATTGGACAGGCCACGAGATTGACCATGTCGTCTGCGACTGGCCGCAGATCGGACGCCGGTCGGCCGAGGTTCTCTCAAGCCTGGTTTCCGACGAAATCGTTCCGCAGGTCGCCACCTCACCTGTCACATTTGTGCAAGGTGAAACCGTCTCAGCCTACCCGTCGAACGAAACCGTCATCGACACAGCCCTGTCTCGATCTGACACGCAGGAACCCGTGTCGTGA
- the prfB gene encoding peptide chain release factor 2 (programmed frameshift): MTDSPNNSPLAAEGVADLLEDLKARVLSIRDSLDYDNKANRRAELEKQMEQPEFWNEPDAANKVVTELKSVKAQIEPLRKAQQKIDDALLMWEMAEEADDADTRNEVAQQLPELQKELDRLETVSLLSGKYDARNCYLSIYAREGGTEAQDWTEMLMRMYLYYCERMGWDVTEVDKSHGEEAGLKDVTLHVKGPLAYGYLSTERGTHRLARVSPFNAQGKRQTSFASVDVTPEFEDTGAITLDENDLEITAFARSSGPGGQNVNKVASAVRIVHKPTSLQVVCSVHKSQQQNRNMAMAILLAKIELLEEQKREAAQLEAAGGKLDMGWGTQIRSYVFYDNRVKDHRTSHEQGNPQSVMDGDIHGFIEAELKRRTRERGAKK; encoded by the exons ATGACTGACAGCCCGAACAATTCACCCCTCGCAGCGGAAGGCGTCGCCGACCTGCTTGAGGATCTCAAGGCACGGGTGTTAAGCATCCGTGACTCTCTT GACTACGACAACAAGGCCAACCGGCGGGCCGAGCTCGAAAAGCAGATGGAGCAGCCGGAGTTCTGGAACGAGCCCGACGCGGCGAACAAGGTCGTCACCGAACTGAAATCGGTCAAGGCCCAGATCGAACCGTTGCGCAAGGCGCAGCAGAAGATCGACGATGCGCTGCTCATGTGGGAGATGGCCGAGGAAGCCGACGATGCCGACACGCGCAACGAAGTCGCCCAGCAGTTGCCCGAGTTGCAAAAAGAACTCGACCGACTCGAAACCGTCTCGCTGCTGTCGGGCAAGTATGACGCGCGCAACTGCTACCTGAGCATCTACGCCCGCGAAGGCGGCACGGAAGCCCAGGACTGGACCGAAATGCTCATGCGCATGTACCTCTACTACTGCGAACGCATGGGCTGGGACGTCACCGAAGTCGACAAAAGCCACGGCGAAGAGGCTGGTCTCAAAGACGTCACCCTCCACGTCAAAGGCCCGCTCGCCTACGGCTATCTCTCCACCGAACGCGGCACGCACCGCCTCGCCCGCGTCTCGCCGTTCAACGCCCAGGGCAAGCGACAAACCAGCTTCGCCAGCGTCGACGTGACCCCCGAGTTCGAAGACACCGGCGCGATCACACTGGACGAAAACGACCTGGAAATCACCGCCTTCGCCCGCAGCTCCGGCCCCGGCGGGCAGAACGTGAACAAGGTCGCCTCGGCGGTGCGAATCGTCCACAAGCCCACCAGCTTGCAGGTCGTCTGCTCGGTACACAAAAGCCAGCAGCAAAACCGCAACATGGCCATGGCCATCCTCCTCGCCAAGATCGAACTGCTCGAAGAGCAGAAACGCGAGGCCGCCCAACTCGAGGCCGCCGGCGGCAAACTCGACATGGGCTGGGGCACGCAAATCCGCAGCTACGTCTTCTACGACAACCGCGTGAAAGACCACCGCACCAGCCACGAGCAAGGCAACCCGCAGTCCGTCATGGACGGCGACATCCACGGCTTCATCGAAGCCGAGCTCAAACGCCGAACCCGCGAACGCGGCGCGAAAAAGTAA
- a CDS encoding PEP-CTERM sorting domain-containing protein, which produces MHLEHNRAVCASLVIGLAMGLAVPPDADASYWIEDFEQPTYTPGNIVGQDQWDTDANPGLREIVTGGTNGHPDAATGNQMMMLQTTGSTATRAHRQWSPTQITDPFQIEVSLAYDNAGSNGISGFVYIQNAVGFNGVIFGFWEGNFAGRDGNDWTTIDTNGVTPTAGTFYRFVVDIRPADMTWDLTIYDDQDQVLGSASNFASRNSVNQFSWIRPYLSDPSGPEARLYVDGISIIPEPASLALFSIGGLLFLRRRARTRVF; this is translated from the coding sequence ATGCATTTGGAACATAACCGAGCCGTGTGTGCTTCGTTGGTAATCGGGCTCGCGATGGGCCTTGCCGTCCCACCGGATGCTGATGCGAGTTACTGGATTGAAGATTTTGAGCAGCCAACCTATACGCCCGGGAATATCGTCGGCCAGGATCAGTGGGATACAGATGCCAATCCCGGCCTTCGCGAGATCGTCACCGGCGGCACGAATGGGCACCCCGACGCTGCCACAGGCAATCAGATGATGATGCTGCAAACCACCGGCAGCACCGCCACGCGTGCCCATCGTCAATGGAGTCCCACGCAGATCACCGACCCGTTCCAGATCGAGGTTTCATTAGCGTATGACAATGCGGGTTCGAATGGGATCAGCGGCTTCGTTTATATTCAAAATGCGGTAGGGTTCAACGGCGTGATATTCGGTTTCTGGGAAGGCAACTTTGCCGGCCGTGATGGTAACGACTGGACGACGATCGATACGAATGGTGTAACGCCGACGGCCGGAACGTTCTATCGCTTCGTCGTCGACATCCGACCGGCTGACATGACCTGGGACCTGACTATTTATGACGATCAGGATCAGGTACTCGGCTCGGCATCCAACTTTGCTTCTCGAAATAGCGTAAATCAGTTCTCATGGATTCGCCCCTACCTCTCCGACCCCAGTGGACCGGAGGCACGGCTGTATGTCGACGGTATCAGCATTATTCCCGAACCGGCGTCGCTGGCGTTGTTCAGCATTGGGGGATTACTGTTTCTGCGTCGGCGTGCACGAACGCGCGTCTTCTAA
- a CDS encoding Gfo/Idh/MocA family protein, producing MDQVRLGVIGYGNMGRSHVKYFDQVKGLKFTAVADPDPKETELLVKEHGVKAFTDGYELINSGEVDAVLIATPHYDHPPLTLAAFEKGLHVLCEKPIAVTAKAAQETIEAHKKHPELIYCGMFNQRTSPTWRAVKRLIDEGAVGELIRVGWTIQGWFRTQAYYDSGGWRATWKGEGGGVLINQCPHNLDLFCWFVGQPKRVTAAQVGLGKYHHIEVEDEVNALLEFENGATGTFVTSTAECSGINRLEIVGDNGTIIAEPGKPVRLLRNGTPTREFLATSPERFATPSRDTISIEPGEKDPGHRGITENFINAILHGEKLIAPAAEGILGLELGNAMLMSGLKHQPVDLPTDRNAFEGVLQDLIKNSTFKKREVKNTGAADLAGTY from the coding sequence ATGGATCAAGTTCGTCTGGGTGTCATCGGCTATGGGAACATGGGCCGATCGCATGTCAAGTATTTTGACCAGGTCAAGGGCCTGAAGTTCACCGCGGTCGCCGACCCCGACCCGAAGGAAACCGAGCTGCTCGTGAAAGAGCATGGCGTGAAGGCCTTTACGGACGGGTACGAGCTGATCAACTCCGGCGAGGTCGATGCGGTGCTCATCGCGACGCCGCACTACGACCACCCGCCGCTGACCCTGGCTGCTTTCGAGAAGGGCTTGCACGTGCTGTGCGAAAAGCCCATCGCAGTTACCGCCAAGGCTGCGCAGGAGACGATCGAGGCGCACAAGAAGCATCCGGAGCTGATCTACTGCGGGATGTTCAACCAGCGGACCAGCCCGACGTGGCGGGCCGTGAAACGCCTCATCGACGAAGGCGCGGTCGGCGAGTTGATCCGCGTCGGCTGGACGATCCAAGGTTGGTTCCGCACGCAGGCGTACTACGACTCGGGCGGGTGGCGTGCGACATGGAAAGGCGAAGGCGGCGGCGTGCTGATCAACCAGTGCCCGCACAACCTGGACCTGTTCTGCTGGTTCGTCGGGCAGCCGAAGCGCGTGACCGCAGCGCAAGTGGGCCTGGGCAAGTATCACCACATCGAAGTGGAAGACGAGGTCAACGCGCTGCTTGAGTTTGAAAACGGCGCGACGGGCACGTTTGTCACGTCGACGGCGGAATGCTCGGGCATCAATCGGCTGGAGATCGTGGGCGACAACGGCACGATCATCGCCGAGCCGGGCAAGCCGGTGCGACTGCTGCGCAACGGCACGCCGACGCGTGAGTTCCTGGCCACCAGTCCCGAGCGCTTCGCGACGCCGAGCAGGGACACGATCTCGATCGAGCCCGGTGAAAAAGACCCTGGCCATCGTGGGATCACGGAGAACTTCATCAACGCGATTCTGCATGGCGAGAAGCTGATCGCTCCGGCGGCCGAGGGCATCCTCGGGTTGGAGTTGGGCAACGCGATGTTGATGTCGGGTCTGAAGCATCAGCCGGTGGACCTGCCGACCGATCGCAACGCGTTTGAAGGCGTGTTGCAGGACCTGATCAAGAACTCGACGTTCAAGAAGCGCGAGGTGAAGAACACCGGCGCGGCAGACCTGGCGGGCACGTACTGA
- a CDS encoding PGPGW domain-containing protein, whose product MTTRTLKRVGIGIVGSAVVMLGLALLVLPGPGWLTIFAGFGILATEFVFARRMMDRTRHAAHRTARTMGVSERWCRKLRLVGGPSAEPMGGSMVSTPENAPPHGRAA is encoded by the coding sequence GTGACTACACGAACTCTCAAACGCGTTGGCATCGGCATCGTCGGCTCGGCGGTGGTCATGCTCGGTCTGGCGTTGCTTGTGCTGCCCGGGCCGGGCTGGTTGACGATCTTTGCGGGCTTTGGCATTCTTGCGACGGAGTTTGTCTTCGCTCGGCGGATGATGGACCGCACGCGCCATGCAGCGCATCGCACGGCCCGAACGATGGGCGTGTCCGAACGCTGGTGCCGCAAGCTTCGGCTGGTCGGCGGGCCGTCGGCGGAGCCGATGGGGGGCTCAATGGTAAGCACGCCTGAAAACGCTCCACCTCATGGCAGAGCTGCGTGA
- a CDS encoding tyrosine-protein phosphatase gives MLHQFCSSASRPEPDPQNPLPPHRVGRIDIHCHLIPGVDDGCKTPEQTCECIRQLQRVGYTGSICTPHIWPDLFPDNDMPRIRQWTAQLQKHLDHVGLDYQLWPGGELRLFDGVIDWLEENEPPTLAGSRFVLLDFWESQWSRWIDDAFDWLIERDYQPILAHPERLGLDDLPRHLDSLQSRGVRLQGNFRCLTGEEGPQAEKWIRQFLAEGRYQLLAMDAHRPDTLASRIAGLEVARQCYDADDIDRKTIDLPRQVILGIDG, from the coding sequence ATGTTACATCAATTCTGCTCATCCGCGTCACGACCCGAGCCGGACCCGCAAAATCCGCTCCCGCCGCATCGCGTCGGCCGCATCGACATCCACTGCCACCTCATCCCCGGCGTGGACGACGGCTGCAAAACGCCCGAACAGACCTGTGAATGTATCCGGCAGCTTCAGCGCGTCGGCTATACCGGCTCGATATGTACGCCCCATATCTGGCCCGACCTGTTCCCCGATAACGACATGCCGCGCATCCGACAATGGACCGCTCAACTTCAGAAACACCTCGACCACGTCGGCCTCGACTATCAACTTTGGCCCGGCGGCGAGCTGCGCCTGTTCGACGGTGTCATCGATTGGCTGGAAGAAAACGAACCCCCCACGCTCGCAGGCTCGCGCTTCGTGCTGCTCGACTTCTGGGAGTCGCAGTGGAGCCGATGGATCGACGACGCCTTCGACTGGCTGATCGAACGGGACTACCAGCCGATCCTCGCCCACCCTGAACGGCTCGGCCTCGACGATCTGCCCCGACACCTCGACAGCCTCCAGTCGCGCGGCGTCCGTCTGCAGGGCAACTTCCGCTGCCTCACCGGCGAGGAAGGCCCGCAGGCGGAGAAGTGGATACGTCAGTTTCTCGCTGAGGGGCGGTATCAATTGCTCGCCATGGACGCACATCGTCCCGACACGCTCGCGTCCCGCATTGCAGGCCTGGAGGTCGCCCGCCAGTGCTATGATGCTGACGATATCGACCGAAAAACGATCGACCTGCCTCGCCAGGTGATCCTGGGCATCGATGGTTAG
- a CDS encoding pyridoxal phosphate-dependent aminotransferase, with the protein MQLSSRVQAIKPSATLAVTAKSKAMKAEGIDVVGFGAGEPDFDTPEHIKDAAKKALDDGVTKYQPTPGTPAARKAVADYMNQRFGYSFGPEHVLISAGGKHALYLAFEALINPGDEVILPAPYWVSYPEQARLAGAVVREVPGSVGNDFKITPDQLAAAINERTKIVVITSPSNPTGTTYTRDELAALAEVIAKHPQVIVFSDEIYERLVYGDTTATSFASLNEQLAKRTVTFNCLSKTYSMTGWRIGFTIADPALIKAMAAMQGQMTSNITSFCYAAIPAALAGPQDEVENMRQAFEQRGTHMHQRISELSGVRCPKPTGAFYVFPDISEAAFGKTDPAGKAINSAADFAESLLEHAKVAVVPGEDFGAPNHVRLSFATSLEQIDKGLDRIADYLSKLR; encoded by the coding sequence ATGCAACTTTCCAGCCGTGTGCAGGCCATCAAGCCCTCCGCCACCCTCGCCGTCACCGCCAAGAGCAAAGCCATGAAAGCCGAGGGCATCGATGTCGTCGGCTTCGGCGCCGGCGAACCGGACTTCGACACGCCCGAGCACATCAAAGACGCCGCCAAAAAAGCCCTCGACGACGGCGTCACCAAGTACCAGCCCACCCCCGGCACGCCCGCCGCACGCAAGGCCGTCGCCGACTACATGAACCAACGCTTCGGCTACAGCTTCGGCCCCGAACACGTGCTCATCTCCGCCGGCGGCAAGCACGCGCTCTACCTCGCCTTCGAAGCCCTGATCAACCCCGGCGACGAAGTCATCCTCCCCGCACCCTACTGGGTCAGCTATCCCGAGCAGGCCCGGCTCGCAGGTGCCGTCGTCCGCGAAGTGCCCGGCTCGGTCGGCAACGACTTCAAAATCACACCCGACCAGCTCGCCGCCGCCATCAACGAACGCACGAAAATCGTCGTCATCACCAGCCCCTCCAACCCCACCGGCACGACCTACACCCGCGACGAGCTCGCCGCGCTGGCCGAAGTCATCGCCAAGCATCCGCAGGTCATCGTCTTCTCCGACGAGATCTACGAACGCCTCGTCTACGGCGACACCACCGCCACCAGCTTCGCCTCCCTCAACGAACAGCTCGCCAAGCGAACCGTCACCTTCAACTGCCTCAGCAAAACCTACTCGATGACCGGCTGGCGCATCGGCTTCACCATCGCCGACCCCGCCCTCATCAAAGCCATGGCCGCCATGCAGGGCCAAATGACCTCCAACATCACCAGCTTCTGCTACGCCGCGATCCCCGCCGCCCTCGCCGGCCCGCAGGACGAAGTCGAAAACATGCGCCAAGCCTTCGAGCAGCGCGGCACGCACATGCACCAGCGCATCAGTGAGCTGTCCGGCGTCCGCTGCCCCAAGCCGACCGGCGCGTTCTATGTCTTCCCCGATATCTCCGAAGCCGCGTTCGGCAAGACCGACCCGGCGGGCAAGGCGATCAACAGCGCCGCCGACTTCGCCGAGTCACTGCTGGAGCACGCCAAGGTCGCCGTCGTGCCAGGCGAAGACTTCGGCGCACCGAACCACGTCCGCCTCAGCTTCGCGACCAGCCTCGAACAGATCGACAAGGGGCTGGACCGGATCGCCGACTACCTGTCGAAACTGCGATAG
- a CDS encoding GNAT family N-acetyltransferase yields the protein MHARPEPDWQTYRGNDTPPPQAAELLGNDVTKRFADYAQGNATTEPIALAAVDEQGRWLAAILLLIEPMQDADETVGSIHQLIVPPASRGQGLAGRLIRRAMTTAKDAGAARLRSTAGWGCPDHLAMYDRLRFDRLNARELPYLVSKPLDR from the coding sequence ATGCACGCACGCCCCGAACCAGACTGGCAGACCTACCGCGGCAACGACACGCCCCCGCCCCAGGCGGCCGAGCTGCTCGGCAATGACGTCACCAAACGCTTCGCCGACTACGCCCAAGGCAATGCCACCACCGAGCCGATCGCCCTCGCAGCGGTCGACGAGCAAGGCCGCTGGCTCGCCGCGATCCTGCTGCTGATCGAACCCATGCAAGACGCCGACGAAACCGTGGGCTCGATCCATCAGCTCATCGTCCCCCCCGCCAGCCGTGGCCAGGGGCTCGCCGGCCGACTCATCCGTCGCGCCATGACCACCGCCAAAGACGCCGGCGCCGCCCGCCTTCGCTCCACCGCCGGCTGGGGCTGCCCGGATCACCTGGCCATGTACGACCGCCTCCGGTTCGACCGCCTCAACGCCCGCGAGCTACCCTACCTCGTCAGCAAGCCGCTCGACCGCTGA